The sequence ATCCAAGTTGACTGACTCCACCCGTCCTAACGGTAACCCAGCAGGAAACAGTTTGCTCACGGGTGAAGTGGAAACCGCATCTCCCCGACGGACATCGGGTACTTTGTCAAAAAACTGCAACACCGCCCGATTTGAACCTTGTCCTCGAATAAACCCCATGCTACGGCTACGGCTAATCACCGCCCCGACTCGGCTAGTGGCGTCACTGATTAGTAGTACGCGACTTGTATTCGGCGTCACATTAACAATCTGACCCACTAAACCGCCAGGTGCCATAACAATTGAATGCACCTTTATCCCATCTCGACTCCCTCGACCCAAAGTTACATGTTGCCACCAGTGACCCGCACTACGCCCGATGATTGGGGCAAGAATTCCTTGCTGGTCTTTGGTTTTAGAATAATTCAGCAGTTCTTTGAGTTTTTGGTTTTGGCTCTCAAGTTCAATCTGACGCTGTTGGAGTTCCAGCACTTTGGCATTTGTCAGACGCTCTTCTTGTGTCGGTTCTGATTGTAAGGGGCGGGTCAATAACTGATAAGCCTCAAAGAGAGCTGCACCCTGAGTTTGGCGAACGAACCAAGCAAGGCTTAGAGTTAGTCCCCCCAGCACAACAGCGACTCCATGTTTGTCCCACCAACGACGCAATATATACATAACCTGTCCAGTATTCGTTCAGCTTCCGGCTGATGCGCCAGAGTTGCAATAGTGCAGTTGACTTCTCATGCAGCTTGTAAACCAACCCTCTCAAGACTGCTCTCTAAGAGATTATCACCTTAGATATGGCGAGATCGCCCACTAAATACCCGTTCTAGTTGTTTGAAGTTCTCTAGAACACGACCTGTGCCTAAAACCACACAACTTAGGGGATCAGCCGCCACATGAGTCACAATACCTGTTTCGTGACTAATCAACGTATCTAGTCCTTTTAGTAAGGCACCACCACCCGCTAACATGATGCCTCGATCAATAATATCGGCAGCGAGTTCAGGTGGTGTCCGCTCTAAAGTCCGTTTGACCGCATCAACGATGACTGAAAGCGGTTCGGACATACTTTCGCGAATTTCGGGTCCCTTGATACTCACAGTTCGCGGTAAACCAGACAGCAAGTGTAAGCCGCGTACTTCCATGGAGAAATCATCGTCCTCATGAGTCGGGTAGGCTGAACCAATCTGAATTTTAATTTCTTCAGCCGTTCGCTCCCCAATCACCAGGTTATGCACTTTTTTCATGTACTGGGTGATCGATTCACTCAGTTCATCACCAGCAACCCGTACCGATTCGCTCAAAACGGTACCTTGTAAACTGAGTACCGCGACTTCTGTCGTCCCACCACCGATATCAATAATCATATTACCGGTTGGCTCTGCTACAGGCAGCCCCGCACCGATGGCAGCAGCAACAGGTTCATCGATCAAGTACACATCTCTGGCACCGGCTTGAGAGGCAGCTTCCATAACTGCCCGCCGTTCCACACCAGTTACACCACTGGGAATCCCAATGACAATCCGAGGCTGAACTAAAGTACGCCCTTCGTGAACTCGCCGGATAAAATGCTTGAGCATGAGTTCGGCGGTATCGAAGTCAGCAATCACACCATCGCGTAAAGGACGCAAGGCGACCACGTTACCTGGAGTTC comes from Coleofasciculus chthonoplastes PCC 7420 and encodes:
- the mreC gene encoding rod shape-determining protein MreC → MYILRRWWDKHGVAVVLGGLTLSLAWFVRQTQGAALFEAYQLLTRPLQSEPTQEERLTNAKVLELQQRQIELESQNQKLKELLNYSKTKDQQGILAPIIGRSAGHWWQHVTLGRGSRDGIKVHSIVMAPGGLVGQIVNVTPNTSRVLLISDATSRVGAVISRSRSMGFIRGQGSNRAVLQFFDKVPDVRRGDAVSTSPVSKLFPAGLPLGRVESVNLDKSPAPEAVIELTAPLDALEWVIVYPQSRTVDPE
- a CDS encoding rod shape-determining protein, which codes for MGIDLGTANTLVYVSGKGIVLQEPSVVAMDQDEKVPLAVGEDAKKMLGRTPGNVVALRPLRDGVIADFDTAELMLKHFIRRVHEGRTLVQPRIVIGIPSGVTGVERRAVMEAASQAGARDVYLIDEPVAAAIGAGLPVAEPTGNMIIDIGGGTTEVAVLSLQGTVLSESVRVAGDELSESITQYMKKVHNLVIGERTAEEIKIQIGSAYPTHEDDDFSMEVRGLHLLSGLPRTVSIKGPEIRESMSEPLSVIVDAVKRTLERTPPELAADIIDRGIMLAGGGALLKGLDTLISHETGIVTHVAADPLSCVVLGTGRVLENFKQLERVFSGRSRHI